The sequence ccctagtacccccctgagtggcatagaaactttgtttttaaggcactcagttttatttaatataagggaggtatacatttggacggtacaaaccctttgaacaaaatctaagtttaattcgctactggtaatattttctgaggtgatcggcattccaggctcttgggacggtggttccgtccattctttttagtttgtaagtgccagaaccgatctcgtcctcgatctcatatggtccttcccaatttggtccaagtacccccactccgggttcttgggtggctggaaaaacccttcttaggaccatatccccaatagcgaattttctgtttttaaccttggagttaaaatacttggtcaccttcttttgataagcagccatccgtatttgagactcatcccggagttcttcgacttgatccaaagcctcttggagcagtgcctgattggtggccggatcataagtcgtcctcctgtgggatgggaataatgtttccaccgggaccattgcttcacaaccgtacgccattgagaacggcgagtgaccggttgtggttctgggggtcgtccggtaggcccacaatacccttggcaattcttcaggccagttatttttacaggccagtagcttcttttttaaagtgacctttaggattttattgactgcttccgcctggccgtttgtttgaggccgggctaccgcggagaagctttttaccactccgtgttggttgcaaaagtcagtaaattcctcgcaatcgaattgctttccattgtctgagactatcttgtgaggcaagccgtatcgacacactatgtttttgataacaaagtccaatgccttcttagcagttattgtcttcataggctcagcctctgtccacttggtgaagtagtccactgctactattgcatactttacccctccttttcccgtaggtagagacccgatgagatctattcccccggaccgcgaagggccaggggctggtcatcaaagtgatctcatttggaggagctctcggtatgttcgcgtacctttggcacgagtcacacttttggacatagtctatacaatcttttttcattgttggccagaagtacccttgcctcaatattttctttgagaggctgggtcctcccgtatgatctccacagaacccttcatggacctccagcatgatttgtctagcttcagggtccgatacacaccttaaataaggcatgctgagtcctctccggtagagaatttgatccatcattacataacgatgagcctgatactgaatctttcgagacagtgccctctcttggggcaactcacctgtggttatgtattttatgatggggaccatccagctgggctcTTGCCCAACCgctagtgtggtctcttttattttgatgcttggctctgccaagcgttccactggtactacccccagctcttcgatctcactgtccgaggctaacttagccagacagtccgcatgagcgttcttctctcgggggattctttctattttatagtccgtgaactcgtggagcagttctcggactattgctacgtacgcggccatccgttcgccgcgagtttggtattctccggagacctggtttacgaccagctgagagtcactgtagacttccactctcttggctcctacagctttagccaattttagccctgctatcagggcctcatattcggcttcattgtttgaagctgtgaagttgaatcggagtgctgcctggagccgcaatccagtaggtgatatcatagccactctggctcctgaaccgttctcattagaagctccgtctacaaataccctccaagtggggattggtggtgccggtgtattggctgttgccttggcttcattgcattcggtgatgaagtctgccaaggcttggccttttatggaaatccggggcacgtaatgtaagtcgaattgactcagctccatcgcccacttgaggagtcttccggatgcttcaggcttctggagaacttgccggagcggatgattggtcaagattctgatcggatgggcttggaagtatggtctcagcttccttgatgccatcaggaggcagaatactaatttttcaatgaccgggtaccttgtctcggcccctatcatgcgcttactgacatagtacacggggtgctgagttttttcttcctcccggaccagggcagcgctgaccgcgtgctcggagacagccaaatagaggaacaagtcttctccaaggatgGGTTTCGATAGGATGGGAGGTTTGGCCATGCGGTCTTTCaacctcttgaatgcctcctcgcattcatccgaccattcgaactttcgacatttcttcagtatgttgaagaagggtatgcatttGTCCGTGgagcgtgagataaagcggctcagtgctgCTACCTTttcggtcaagctctgcacgtccttatgcttcttgggggatggcatgtctaggagagcttggattttctccgggtttgcttcgattcccctttggctgactatgaagcccaagaattttcccgacttgaccccaaaagtgcactttttcgggttgagcttcataccgtatctccggacgacttcgaaacattcttctaagtcgcttgcatggctgttgcaagctttggatttgacgagcatgtcgtttacatatacttccatgtttcgtcccaggaggcttttaaacatccggttaaccattctttgataggttgttccggcgtttttcagtccgaaaggcatgactaggtagcagtatacgcccttatcggtcctgaagctagtgcactcctggtctgccgtatgcatttttatttggttgtacccagcataggcatccatgaaagacagcagcttaaatccggacgtggcgtctaccatctggtcgatcctgggtagcgggaagcagtcctttgggcaggctttgttcagatctgtgaaatctatacaaactcgctaGGTCCCGTTCGGCTCGggtaccaggaccggattggccagccattccggatagtatacttcgcggatcatgccattggacaaaagtttgtccacctctttctctaaggcctcggctttcaccgagtcgagcgggcgtctcttttgctgtacagggggcatgtccgggttgacattgagtacatgggtgatgacatgagggcttatgccagtcatgtcttcttggcgccatgcgaagatgtcgatggcgcccttcagtgtttttactattctttctttttcctccgggtccAGGTTCTTCCCTATCCGAAGTACTttagtggagtcgtcgtcgcacactggtatttcttcgacgtcctccattggttccacgaccttTTCGGACCCTATACGAGGGTCCAGCTCATCCTCTTCAACCTTCTCTACTTCGGGGGattcccggaccatgagtacaggcaggtgggtggcaacattgtaacactgcctggcctctccatgatttcccctcaccgttccgactccggcttcctgggtagggaacttcaggcatagatgtcggattgaagtaatcgcaCCAAAGTCGACTAGGGCCGGTCGAcctaggatcgcgttgtaggctgttggacagtctaccaccacgaaggtgcaatacttaaatgtgctctggggggtatccgggcacagggtaactgggagcctgacttttcccatcgggattagcgtcgtcccgttaaaccctgtgagctgtgatccactaggcgagaggtctcggtcggttaaccctatcgcagtgaaggcttctttgaagagcaagttcacggaactcccattgtcaatcaagaccctagccaccactttatttgcgatgggggtctctatgaccagcgggtcgtggtgaggaaaatgCACCGTcctggcgtcttcttccgtgaacgttatgggttggtccattagccgaggcctttgagctgggagttgagtaacctcccacacctcactgtgtttcgcggcctcggcatatcttttcCGCTCCTTGcaagtgtttcctccgatatggggacctccggagatcatggctacccgtccattaggccgaggCGGTAGCCCGAGAATATGCTGGGTATCACCtgtgggagcagctggaggcaaggctcctgctgtaccccctggcgttcccggaggcatacccccggccacctgtcctggattaaggtggggcaacctatttttgatccactcatagaggtggcccaagcggatcagattctcaatctcgtctttgagattcttacactcattggtgctatgaccaatgtcgttgtgatactcgcatcttttattcggatctctccgggagctatctttgtacaatggctggggtctccggtagtgcgtatttcgcctagtggcgaagtacacacgttcctgagagtccgtgagctctgcgTATTTTGCGTATTTTGTACAATGGctggattcctgcttggagaagcgcaagctgttgtccgtcatcgaccttcttggtcttcgaggcttcctctcggcacctcttgatgtaattcttcaaggtctcggtgggcagttgcttgatgttggtcagggcactaacctccaagttaaccttcctggcggcgacaaactgtctccggaagttggtttggagtttgttccaacaacccacggatcctggttccagctttttgaaccattcctccgctgatCTGCTCAAAGTGAGGGGGAAACACaaacatttggcgtcattgctgacccgcatgactgtcatgacacggttgaaccgtgacaagtgatcactggggtcggagttcccagtatatgccgccatttcgggcatcttgaagtttttagggagctccgcctccaggatatgcttggcacatggctcccgatcctcactgtccgagtcggagtcatctcccttctgcctccgagagactcgagcaatatcttttcgaagtatggcaagttccgccatgatcccttcgtttacagtacccgaagagaccacgggcctgtatcttttttggtcaagatgatcccggaggtcaccttgattcccattgatttgatttctcagatcaatgggaggacatctctgtcctcttcttcctctaccccctggttcctggtgcacagaaacgcttttccgatcccctcgatcctgagggccaagactccctctttggagcttgcccctctgcggacctttccctttagggaaatctgagcggacccttcgcggatcctgcacctttttctttcgcccaggggtagaagtagggttttttgtttggttttcctcagcagggtgccttatagggctaggttccctaggtctttgctgctgggaattaggcgaggacgtcgctggttccccgtcgagcccagcggccattgccttgggatgcacgtgaataccagcagcttccatggctttctgcatggctaacatcacttcctgcattttttgattttgcgctttctgagcttcgatctcagcttcatgatcgatagctttttgtctaaggagcaccaactctgagtaacttcctccgtcgtaggcatactcgtcgaggttttcctcgtagttctcgtcgggaactatttcttcttcttccccggactcctctgctgctcttgaggctacatcttcctcatttggatcttgagcatcttccagagggcgagggtgacgtgtacttcttgtctccaccattgttgtggagtcaaatgcttgttatgtagtagctttcctcagctctcaatgaaagcaccaaaatgttgaccgaggttttcggcaactattaaaatatgattataataaagagctgtaagaaagtgagacgaagatttttacgtggttggggcgttaacgagccttagtccacgagtctctgttattaatggatgtaattaatacagattccacacttgagagaaggtctttctcataaatacagagaatgttcttggtgagtattttctcttcttgctcttttgcaaaccaagattctcgaccccattaaatgagctttgagggggtatttatagtgttttggtggggtaatccctagaattgttcttacacatgtatctgtaagtatccataaagttgggcatttccaatgaatataccatgggtgatgcatggtcaaatccctaggtgctgtagggtttttatgaagaatgtcctttttgccttgtgattgacgtgactcttcgcagagtagccgtcgctagacttaaatgatcattactgtagcgctgctgtttgggggttgtgccgtcagactttattgcgtgttacagtcccaacacgcttcctcccatgcagcattaaatgcgacttgattgctcgggagaggcctgacacatcctggagagccttcacgctatgcaagcttcctggagtaccttgtactccgggtgcctcctccgggacccatgctaacagcgcttccttgtggcgcacaaagacttaacaaatatttacaagttatctgatccacgtgtcccctctcgactgatccacgtattttgggcgaattcaggagcaacatatataaatcatcgtaattttctaatttttactcatctttttattccttatttaatttatatatgtattaaaaaaaaaactctaaacAGAAAAgtcaataatatataaaaaaaactctaaacataaaataaaaggggaataaaaataattttatattaacatTCTTAAACTAAAATAAGTTTGTTACATAAATATttcaacaatataaaaatataatacataATAATTTTGTATTCTTACAACAAACatgaacaataataataaaaattgtataCAAACTATCtatacaacaacaataaaaataaaaaaaaaatttacaattgaGTCTATTTTTCTATGTTAGTAAAGTCACATCATTGAATCATGAAGTTGTTTATCTGATTTTTGTGAAACCTGCATAATTTTTAGCacaataaataacaaataaataatcatccatatacatatataatgaaAACTTTAAATATGTATTTAATTGTTACCAGAAATGTTGTTGGCCATGCAATAGATGCTCCAACAACTTCACCAATTGTCTTGCATTGTCcatatggtctaattaattcCTCGTCGGGGTTGATACAAACTTGAACAAGAACTTCAGAATAATGATCTCCGAGCTCTTTTCCTCCAACTTCTTTTGATGAATCTTTACTAACAACTAGACCAATAGCAATTGTTTCAGGATCAGCAGTAACACTCTTAAGATTAACCATTTCACCAACCTACACAATAAATtatgacataaaaatacacaaaaattaataaattcattaataaaaaacattaatatttaagtaataactaaactatataataataataatatttacctCAACAATTGGAATATCATATGCTGAAGATGAAAACCACAACTGACGTCGAGATTCCTTGTTATGTGACATACAAGGTTTGTTGGCCTACATATATAACAACATATCAGTAACATAATTTAttggttaataatttttttgaatcatttgaaaaattaaaacgtAACCAGTTGTGAAGAAGTGTCATTGTCATTGTAATTAAGAGCCTGCACATAATATGTTCAGTTTTAAGTAccgaaaaatatataataataataaaaactaaagagatattattaaaaaaaaaatagagagattaAAGCTCTAACCATGTCAGGTATAATAGATGTGTCATTTGCATTGTAATTTTGCTTGTTGGCTTGAACTTGAGATCTTAATTCTTTCAATTCAGCTTCTAGAGTTTGTATATACTTCTTTTGGTTTCCTTTCTTGGTGGATTTGTTTTCCCATACGTCAGATGGGCAAACACCAAAACCGTACATACGGACTGATCCGTATTTTTCTTTACCCATTACTTCAGAGAAAGTGTCATTCATACCCTTTTCCTTTGATACATCTTCATTCAACTCTTGTTTCTCTTGTAATTGTACCtatcattaatataaattatgcaGTAATAAAACAACAAGCTaggcattaattaaaaaatattcgaTCATACCATTACTTCTTTCGTTGTATCAGTTACACTCTTATCTTTTTTGTATAGCAGACGTTAAACATAGCAGCACGTGTTGGTGTACTTCCACCATTCTCTTtctacaaataaatatttagttgtaattaaatattaatcaaAGTATGCATACTTACGAAGCAATGTTCAATCTATATGCTGAAATAATTTTGTAGTTTACCTGCGCTGCTCTAATTTGTGCAAAACTTTTTGTGCCAGTTGTATGGTTGTATTTCTTTTGACCACGACTAGCTTTGTTTGTAGCACTTattttctaaaacaatatataaaattgcatttaataaatattaaattagtgaaatatgaaaaaaaaaataatatactcaattaaatattaaaagaaaaaatacctTTGCATCGTCtgttgcccaatattttattaattactcCCATTGCCCAGCATATACTCTTTTgtccttatattttttttgctcCTCAAAAGATAAAGTTTCCGAATAATAAGTTCTCTTAAGATAAGCTTTCCAATTTTTAAGTTCCTTACCACAAGACCGCATAGTCCAATTTTCTGCCAGAGGAGGAATATCAAATTTTTCCTAGAAATTTTAAAGCATGCATTAGCAATCTTAAATATACTaaatagaaatttcaaaattaattcaacTACTGATCTAAAATGCTAAAAAAATCATTtgaaaaaacaataattttttacCTGTATGATTTTCCACATTCTATCTTTGTATTTGTCAGGTACCTTATGCCAACTTTTGTAGTTAATTGGAGCATTTTTTCCATCTCGTACTAATGTCCCAATAAAATTTGTAAGCTTACTTGCGTTTTTATCATGTGGTTGCCCAAATTCATTACATGTGATTTGCATCTTTGTACCATCATGATTACCCCAAATGTCACGCATTTGTGTTGGACCTCTACCATTCTTTTTACCATTATTATTTGTCAACAAATCTGTAAATGAATCTACACAATCTTCATCTTGTTCAGCCAATCTATATTGCATATATCTATCCATACCTGCAGACAAAATTCTGTAGAATAGTTATAAATCTTTCATAATTAttcaaataaacaataaaattctttctactacttttaaaatcataaaattctttaatgctcattgaaatgaaaaaaaaaaaaataaagtcttCCAGAgcaaaatcatagaaaaagtAATTACAAAAAGGATGCTAAACAAAAATTACTTAAAACTTCCCTCATaagaaatattaatttataagaaTTAAtgttgtgtttttataaaattaaagactcaacaaaataaacataaaaataatgaatatatgtaaaataaatGACTTTAATCCAAAAGCAAAGATAGTGAGCCACACTATACAGTCTATAATAAAAAATTGCTATTAAcaagtaaaaaaatataaaaacatagAAATATGGCTTAACTACAGTTGATCTCAAGAAAGAGTTCTTCTGTGCAAATCAAATCAAAACAAAAcaagtttttattttcttttccttGTTCATATCATATCATaaataaaaagtttaaaaaagaaaaaggaaaaattgtAAACAAAGAATGTTTGTTAGCCATAAATGGGAAGCaaactaataaattaattattgctGCTTTGACCATTTTACCTACCATTTTGGTAAAAACATCATAGTTATTGGTTCATTCAGTAGATTGATCAGAAAATTCTATTAATGGGAATTGAGTGTTAGGTACGTAGTAGGTGACAAATACTATGAGACTAAACTATTACTAATTTTGATTAAGGAGTGTTGGGTTCTTTGTTCTAGTAGTTCACATCAGTTTGAGAGTAAACTAAAAATGAGAAATGGccatatatataacaaataatCTTAGTCCCAGTTCATATtcttttgttttcaattttGCCAGAGAtgaaattatgtatatatacatatgtattcTTAGTAGTAATCTCATAAAaggaataatattaatatagtaATAACTATAAAAGAGTCTAAACCTTTCTTTTTGAATTTGCTGTATTCAGAGTTTGATATCAAATTCAGAGATTATCCACAAGACCCACAATTGTAAACCAAAAGCAAAATCAGTGATGTTCAGCTTCAAAAGCTAGAAAAAAGAAATTCAAATCAAATGGTTAGATTTCAAAATGTGAATCTcaggaaaataataaaaataaaaatcaaaatcaaagatTAAAAATATCAGATGAGAGGAGCCCAtttgtgtgtgtgagagagacaGTTCTCAAATTTATGAGAATGATAGTTTTGGTGAAAAAggaaaattgaaatatttgggCGGGTAGAATCCCACTTCTTTTCCATTTtcattttggtttttttttttttaaaaaaaaaaaattatgtgtttTTGAACGCTTCCTATTCCTATTTTTATGCtattattagattttttatgTTTGGTATCTTATttgaaatacatatatatttatatatttaataaaattaaacatatcttTACTGTTAactcccaaaaaaaaatatatatataaaaaataaaaccttCACGTTAActcctaatatatatatatatatatatatatataaaaataaaatcttatGAAACTAATCCTCCTAAAAAAACTCTCAGGTTAACTCTAAaaacaataaacaaaaaataaaagtttacgATGGTAAGCTaattcccaaaaaaaaattgtaattttgatCCGAATGAAACTAATTCTCTTGAGAAATCGAGTCTGTATATAAAATCGATCTCGATTATAATTCGATTATAATTTGAGTTGTCGATTGGAGTTTCAGCTGCTATTCTGGATTGTTATTAGAGTCGTCGATTGAAGTTTCTACTTTCTTGATGATTTTAACACCGTAAATGGAGATCAGAGTATGACCACATCCATGTTTCTTATGTAACAAGTGACTTAA is a genomic window of Cannabis sativa cultivar Pink pepper isolate KNU-18-1 chromosome 9, ASM2916894v1, whole genome shotgun sequence containing:
- the LOC133031291 gene encoding uncharacterized protein LOC133031291, with product MDRYMQYRLAEQDEDCVDSFTDLLTNNNGKKNGRGPTQMRDIWGNHDGTKMQITCNEFGQPHDKNASKLTNFIGTLVRDGKNAPINYKSWHKVPDKYKDRMWKIIQEKFDIPPLAENWTMRSCGKELKNWKAYLKRTYYSETLSFEEQKKYKDKRKISATNKASRGQKKYNHTTGTKSFAQIRAAQVQLQEKQELNEDVSKEKGMNDTFSEVMGKEKYGSVRMYGFGVCPSDVWENKSTKKGNQKKYIQTLEAELKELRSQVQANKQNYNANDTSIIPDMALNYNDNDTSSQLANKPCMSHNKESRRQLWFSSSAYDIPIVEVGEMVNLKSVTADPETIAIGLVVSKDSSKEVGGKELGDHYSEVLVQVCINPDEELIRPYGQCKTIGEVVGASIAWPTTFLVSQKSDKQLHDSMM